In a single window of the Paenibacillus sp. MMS20-IR301 genome:
- a CDS encoding pyrimidine/purine nucleoside phosphorylase, translated as MSQFTNATVQKAANIYYDGKVTSRTVILEDGTKVTLGIMLPGVYEFGTDGPETMEILSGRLKVLLPGTEVWKDIDGAETFHVPGNSKFALEVFALTDYCCSYPVL; from the coding sequence ATGAGTCAGTTTACTAACGCTACAGTTCAAAAAGCAGCCAATATTTACTACGATGGAAAAGTTACCAGCCGTACCGTCATTTTGGAGGATGGAACAAAGGTGACACTCGGCATTATGCTGCCTGGAGTGTATGAATTCGGCACAGATGGTCCTGAGACGATGGAAATTCTGTCCGGCAGGCTGAAAGTGCTGCTTCCCGGCACCGAGGTGTGGAAGGATATTGACGGAGCAGAGACCTTCCATGTTCCCGGAAACTCCAAATTTGCCCTGGAAGTATTCGCTTTAACTGATTATTGCTGTTCTTACCCGGTTTTGTAA
- a CDS encoding GNAT family N-acetyltransferase, protein MLSIVLAEPRDADTLAEVQKRTFDHDARTFQNKPEDGPPGYDSSSWQSEMMSKCQYYKLLAENEIIGGMLVYAATDNSPEYHLSRIYIDPLHQNRGYGQEAFSFLFNTYPSAQKWTLDTPSWAVRNHYFYEKLGFVQTAVVVLEDSGESLIQYERTEQR, encoded by the coding sequence ATGTTATCGATTGTATTAGCTGAGCCCCGGGATGCGGATACATTAGCCGAGGTTCAAAAACGCACCTTCGACCATGATGCCAGAACATTCCAGAACAAACCGGAAGACGGGCCGCCGGGTTATGACTCCAGTTCCTGGCAAAGTGAGATGATGTCCAAATGCCAGTATTACAAGCTGCTCGCAGAGAACGAAATCATCGGGGGAATGCTTGTCTACGCTGCAACTGACAACAGCCCTGAATATCATCTCAGCCGGATCTACATTGATCCGCTGCATCAGAACCGCGGGTACGGGCAGGAAGCCTTCAGCTTCCTGTTCAACACTTATCCCTCTGCGCAGAAATGGACACTGGACACCCCTTCCTGGGCCGTAAGAAACCACTACTTTTACGAAAAGCTCGGGTTCGTGCAGACCGCTGTAGTTGTGCTCGAAGACAGCGGGGAATCGCTGATTCAATATGAACGGACAGAACAGCGCTAG
- the tkt gene encoding transketolase yields the protein MTEQAKDQAIHKAENSTVDNLAITTIRTLAIDAIEKANSGHPGMPMGSAPMGYQLFAKTMVHNPDHPTWVNRDRFVLSAGHGSMLLYSLLHLSGYDLPMEELKQFRQWGSLTPGHPEFGHTAGVDATTGPLGQGIGMAVGMAMAEAQLGATYNKEGHDVIDHYTYAICGDGDLMEGISSESASLAGHLKLGKLIVMYDSNDISLDGKLNLAFSENVAQRFEAYGWQVLRVEDGNDLPALGKAIAEAQGDSSKPTLIEVKTVIGYGSPNKQGKGGHGGTHGSPLGADEAKLTKEFYKWVYEEDFFVPDEVRASFAEVKEKGIAANKAWDEKFAAYKQAYPELAAQLETAISGELPAGWDANLPFYKAEDKAVSTRVASGSALNGLTAGIPQLVGGSADLESSTMTHLNGLSQFTSESYDGRNIYFGVREFGMAAAMNGIALHSGLKVFGGTFFVFTDYLRPAVRLASIMKLPVTYVLTHDSIAVGEDGPTHEPIEQLASLRIIPGLTVLRPADANETSAAWAYAMENTANPVALVLTRQNLPILPGTVEGVRENIKRGGYVVSDSKNGTPQAQIIATGSEVQLAVKAQAALAEEGIDVRVISLPSWDLFEKQDKAYRDSVILPEVKARLAIEMAQTFGWERYTGDQGDILGITTFGASAPGDTVIREYGFTVENVVSRVKALL from the coding sequence ATGACTGAGCAAGCCAAAGACCAAGCCATTCATAAAGCGGAAAACTCAACGGTGGACAACCTGGCCATCACAACGATCCGTACACTTGCTATTGATGCGATTGAAAAAGCAAATTCCGGACATCCCGGCATGCCGATGGGCTCTGCACCGATGGGCTATCAGCTGTTTGCCAAAACTATGGTTCATAACCCGGATCACCCGACTTGGGTAAACCGTGACCGTTTCGTATTATCCGCCGGACATGGCTCCATGCTGCTGTACAGCTTGCTGCACCTGAGCGGCTACGACCTGCCGATGGAAGAATTAAAGCAGTTCCGCCAATGGGGCAGCTTGACACCAGGACACCCTGAATTCGGCCACACTGCCGGTGTTGATGCTACTACCGGTCCGCTTGGACAAGGTATTGGTATGGCTGTGGGTATGGCTATGGCTGAAGCTCAGCTGGGCGCTACTTACAATAAAGAAGGCCATGATGTAATCGACCATTATACGTATGCAATCTGCGGCGACGGCGACTTGATGGAAGGAATCTCTTCCGAGTCCGCTTCGCTTGCCGGCCACCTGAAGCTGGGCAAACTGATTGTAATGTACGATTCCAATGATATTTCCCTTGACGGCAAACTGAACCTGGCCTTCTCCGAGAATGTTGCACAGCGTTTCGAAGCTTACGGCTGGCAGGTTCTGCGCGTAGAAGACGGTAATGATCTGCCTGCACTGGGCAAAGCCATTGCTGAAGCTCAAGGCGACAGCAGCAAACCGACACTGATTGAAGTGAAGACTGTAATCGGCTACGGCAGCCCGAACAAGCAGGGTAAAGGCGGCCACGGCGGTACCCACGGCTCCCCGCTCGGTGCGGATGAAGCCAAGCTTACGAAGGAATTCTACAAATGGGTCTATGAAGAAGATTTCTTTGTACCGGATGAAGTACGTGCCAGCTTCGCTGAAGTGAAGGAAAAGGGCATCGCCGCCAACAAAGCCTGGGACGAGAAATTTGCCGCCTACAAACAAGCTTATCCTGAGCTTGCGGCACAGCTTGAAACAGCAATCAGCGGAGAGCTTCCTGCAGGCTGGGATGCCAATCTGCCATTCTACAAAGCAGAAGACAAAGCAGTATCCACGCGTGTGGCTTCCGGTAGTGCCCTGAACGGTCTGACAGCCGGCATTCCGCAGCTGGTTGGGGGTTCCGCCGACCTGGAGAGCTCAACTATGACTCACCTGAACGGCCTATCCCAGTTCACTTCCGAATCTTATGACGGCCGCAACATCTATTTCGGCGTCCGCGAATTCGGTATGGCTGCAGCAATGAACGGGATTGCACTGCACAGCGGTCTCAAAGTATTCGGCGGCACATTCTTCGTGTTCACAGATTACCTGCGTCCGGCTGTCCGTCTGGCTTCTATCATGAAGCTGCCGGTCACTTATGTGCTTACACATGACAGTATCGCTGTCGGCGAAGACGGTCCTACCCATGAGCCGATTGAACAGCTGGCCTCCCTGCGGATTATTCCGGGTCTGACTGTACTTCGTCCGGCCGATGCCAACGAAACTTCAGCAGCCTGGGCTTATGCGATGGAGAATACTGCAAATCCTGTAGCATTGGTGCTGACCCGTCAGAACCTGCCGATTTTGCCAGGTACTGTAGAAGGCGTACGCGAGAACATCAAACGCGGCGGTTATGTGGTATCGGATTCCAAGAACGGCACACCACAGGCGCAGATCATTGCTACCGGTTCCGAAGTTCAGCTGGCTGTGAAGGCACAGGCTGCTTTGGCTGAAGAAGGCATTGATGTCCGTGTAATCAGCTTGCCGAGCTGGGATCTGTTCGAGAAGCAGGATAAGGCTTACCGCGATTCCGTTATTCTGCCTGAAGTCAAAGCCCGTCTGGCCATCGAAATGGCACAAACCTTCGGCTGGGAGCGTTATACAGGCGATCAGGGCGACATTCTCGGCATCACTACCTTCGGTGCTTCCGCTCCTGGTGATACTGTAATCAGAGAATACGGATTCACTGTAGAAAATGTAGTCAGCCGCGTAAAAGCCCTGCTATAA